The proteins below come from a single Scatophagus argus isolate fScaArg1 chromosome 15, fScaArg1.pri, whole genome shotgun sequence genomic window:
- the tmem39b gene encoding transmembrane protein 39B → MAGGRRGANRTTYCRPPLSSEPGSVSNGNHSTSSPVTGVRSRTRNGSGTCMSSPPLAAQTVVPLKHCKIPELSVDRNVLFELHLFFCHLIALFVHYVNIYKTVWWYPPSHPPSHTSLNFHLIDYNMLVFTIIVLARRLIAAIVKEASQSGKLSFPHSIFLVMARFAVLTLTGWSLCRSLIYLFRTYSVLSLLFLCYPFGMYIPFFRLSCDFRRAGPLSPIASIGSKEVGSVGRGRDYFTVLKETWKQHTSQLYSVQPMPTHACCLSPDLIRKEVEYLKMDFNWRMKEVLVSSMLSAYYVAFVPVWFVKSTQYVDKRWSCELFILVSVSTSVILMRHLLPPRYCDLLHKAAAHLGCWQKVDPSLCSNVLQHIWTEEYMWPQGVLVKHNKNVYKAMGHYNVAVPSDVSHYRFYFFFNKPLRILNILVILEGAMIFYQLYSLICSEKWHQTISLALILFSNYYAFFKLLRDRIVLGKAYSYSNSSSDQKVS, encoded by the exons ATGGCTGGTGGAAGGAGAGGGGCTAACCGTACTACGTACTGCAGACCTCCACTAAGCAGCGAACCAGGCTCGGTCAGCAATGGCAACCACTCAACCAGTTCCCCAGTCACAGGTGTGCGATCTCGTACAAG GAACGGTTCAGGAACGTGCATGTCCAGCCCCCCGCTGGCTGCACAGACGGTGGTTCCTCTGAAGCACTGCAAGATCCCTGAGTTATCTGTGGATCGTAACGTGCTGTTCGagctccatcttttcttctgCCACCTCATTGCCCTCTTTGTCCATTATGTCAACATCTACAAGACTGTGTGGTGGTACCCGCCATCAcaccctccctcacacacatcacTG AACTTTCATCTTATTGATTATAATATGCTGGTGTTCACAATCATCGTACTGGCAAGGAGGTTAATTGCAGCAATTGTAAAAGAG gcATCACAGAGTGGGAAACTATCCTTCCCTCATTCGATCTTTCTAGTAATGGCTCGGTTTGCTGTACTAACGCTGACAGGCTGGAGCCTGTGCCGCTCCCTCATTTATCTCTTCAGAACTTATTCTGTCCTCAGCCTGCTCTTCCTCTGCTACCC atTTGGGATGTATATTCCATTCTTCAGGCTGAGCTGCGACTTCCGGCGAGCAGGTCCGCTCTCCCCCATTGCCAGTATCGGCTCCAAGGAGGTGGGCAGTGTGGGCCGGGGCAGGGACTACTTCACTGTGCTGAAGGAGACGTGGAAGCAGCACACCAGCCAGCTGTACAGTGTGCAGCCCATGCCAACCCACGCCTGCTGCCTCTCCCCAGATCTCATCCGCAAGGAAGTGGAGTATCTGAAGATGGACTTCAACTGGAGAATGAAGGAGGTGTTGGTCAGCTCGATGCTCAGTGCTTACTATGTGGCCTTCGTACCTGTTTGGTTTGTGAAG AGTACACAGTATGTGGACAAGCGCTGGTCTTGTGAGCTGTTCATCCTGGTGTCCGTCAGCACGTCCGTCATCCTCATGAGGCACTTATTGCCACCTCGATACTGTGACCTGCTTCACAAAGCTGCAGCTCACCTGGGCTGCTGGCAGAAAGTAGACCCTTCACTTTGCTCCAATGTTCTTCAGCACAT ATGGACAGAGGAGTACATGTGGCCACAGGGAGTCCTGgtcaaacataataaaaacGTCTACAAGGCTATGGGTCACTACAATGTTGCAGTTCCATCAGATGTGTCCCATTATCGCTTCTAT TTCTTCTTCAACAAGCCTTTACGAATATTGAACATACTCGTCATCCTGGAAGGTGCCATGATATTCTACCAGCTCTACTCGTTGATATGTTCAGAAAAGTGGCATCAGACGATATCACTGGCTCTGATCCTCTTCAGCAACTACTACGCCTTTTTCAAGCTTCTCAGAGACAGAATAGTCCTAGGAAAGGCATATTCATACTCAAACAGCTCATCTGACCAGAAAGTCAGTTAG
- the ccdc28b gene encoding coiled-coil domain-containing protein 28B produces MEDKRKKRSPKVSLPQPPPPPINPRKLSVLPASKSATFTLGLPQPPSPKNRGKYKRSIGAPGQPKEVFTAVVAPPKTTRPHREKPKAPQPAGPSKVVQSSPLQHSFLTDVSDVREMEGGLLNLLNDFHSGKLQAFGKVCSFEQLEHVREMQEKLARLHFSLDSHVEELSEDQRKCASDHNLEHLLCNLEELSTSIQKLHLAENQDLPKTSGP; encoded by the exons ATGGAAGACAAACGCAAGAAGCGGAGCCCAAAGGTGTCTCTCCCTcagccccctcctccccccatcAACCCCCGCAAACTCTCCGTCCTGCCTGCCAGCAAAAGCGCCACCTTCACTCTCGGCCTGCCGCAGCCTCCCTCCCCCAAGAACAGAGGCAAGTATAAGAGGTCCATAGGAGCACCGGGACAGCCCAAAGAGGTGTTCACAGCCGTCGTAGCTCCACCAAAGACCACAAG gCCCCACAGGGAGAAGCCAAAGGCCCCCCAGCCAGCAGGGCCCAGCAAAGTAGTCCAGTCTTCCCCCCTGCAGCACTCCTTTCTCACAGATGTCTCAGAcgtgagagagatggagggaggtcTCCTCAACCTCCTCAACGACTTCCACTCAGGCAAACTACAGGCTTTTG GTAAGGTGTGCTCCTTTGAGCAGCTGGAGCATGTGCGTGAGATGCAGGAGAAGCTGGCCCGACTGCACTTCAGCCTCGACAGCCACGTGGAGGAGCTTTCAGAGGACCAGAGGAAGTGTGCCTCCGATCACAACCTGGAGCACCTGCTCTGTAAC CTGGAAGAGCTCAGTACCTCAAT ACAAAAGCTGCACTTGGCTGAGAACCAGGACCTGCCCAAGACATCTGGTCCCTGA
- the khdrbs1a gene encoding KH domain-containing, RNA-binding, signal transduction-associated protein 1a, whose translation MEDTKYLPELLAEKDSLDSSFTHAMKLISAEIDRIQKGETKKEPEKETYLDLFATKNLKLKERVLIPTKQYPRVNFVGKLLGPQGSTIKRLQEETGAKISVLGKGSMRDKNKEEELRKGGEAKYAHLAMELHVFIEVMAPIPEAYLRMAHAMEEVKKFLIPEPGEHDPYMDPHFLNGAQDGSARGRGGPLGRGRGGPPGAGGPRGRGMPRGGPRGAMRGGAPRGALGRGNAPRGAPSGRGGPPSAPNRGGSAPRSRPPAAGAPRMLPSAAMSHQQGPPSGSQPKADAYEDYPSYDESYAEPAYEGYDSYYSQQSAPADTEYYDYGHGEAQEASYETYAQDDWDNSWSNSGAGGKAPMSRQTKGSYRDHPYGRY comes from the exons atggaAGACACAAAATACCTTCCGGAGCTCCTGGCTGAAAAGGACAGCTTGGATTCATCGTTCACGCACGCCATGAAACTCATCTCTGCAG AGATTGACAGGATCCAGAAAGGGGAAACCAAGAAAGAACCAGAGAAGGAAACCTATCTAGACTTATTTGCTACAAAGAATCTCAAACTGAAAGAGCGAGTGCTCATTCCTACCAAGCAGTATCCAAGG GTCAACTTTGTTGGTAAACTTTTGGGACCTCAGGGCAGCACGATCAAGAGACTCCAGGAAGAGACTGGTGCCAAGATTTCAGTTCTGGGTAAAGGGTCCATGAGGGACAAGAATAAG GAGGAAGAGCTGAGGAAGGGTGGGGAGGCCAAATATGCTCACTTGGCTATGgagctgcatgtgtttattgAGGTGATGGCACCCATACCAGAAGCCTATCTGCGTATGGCTCATGCCATGGAGGAGGTCAAGAAGTTCCTTATCCCG GAACCTGGTGAGCATGACCCATACATGGATCCCCACTTCCTGAATGGAGCTCAGGATGGTTCAGCCAGGGGGCGAGGTGGTCCCCTTGGACGGGGCAGAGGTGGGCCACCTGGTGCTGGAGGACCAAG GGGACGAGGAATGCCACGTGGGGGCCCTCGAGGAGCAATGCGAGGTGGAGCTCCACGGGGAGCACTGGGACGGGGCAATGCTCCAAGAGGTGCACCATCTGGTAGGGGCGGACCTCCTTCCGCTCCTAACAGAGGAGGCTCAGCTCCCCGCTCTAGACCCcctgcagcaggagctccaaGGATGCTCCCTTCTGCAGCCATGTCACACCAACAGGGTCCTCCTTCGGGGTCACAGCCCAAAGCTGATGCCTATGAAGACTAT cCTTCATATGATGAGTCGTATGCAGAGCCTGCCTATGAGGGATATGATAGTTACTATAGTCAGCAATCTGCTCCTGC GGATACTGAATATTATGATTATGGACACGGAGAAGCCCAGGAAGCATCATACGAAACGTATG CTCAAGATGACTGGGACAACTCGTGGTCCAACTCCGGGGCAGGAGGCAAGGCTCCAATGTCCAGGCAGACAAAGGGATCATACAGAGACCATCCATATGGAAGATACTGA